A genomic region of Pseudomonas migulae contains the following coding sequences:
- a CDS encoding peptide ABC transporter ATP-binding protein: MAVVLTARDLTRHYEVSRGLFKGHATVRALNGVSFELEAGKTLAVVGESGCGKSTLARALTLIEEPSSGSLKIAGQEVAGADKAQRKQLRKDVQMVFQSPYASLNPRQKVGDQLAEPLLINTQLSAAERREKVQAMMKQVGLRPEHYQRYPHMFSGGQRQRIALARAMMLQPKVLVADEPTSALDVSIQAQVLNLFMDLQQEFNTAYVFISHNLAVVQHVADDVMVMYLGRPVEMGPKNDIYERPLHPYTQALLSATPTIHPDPNKPKIKIVGELPNPLNPPSGCAFHKRCPYATERCSTEEPALRLLDSRQVACHYAEQFLDGAA, from the coding sequence ATGGCCGTCGTACTTACCGCCCGCGACCTCACCCGTCACTACGAAGTGTCTCGTGGCCTGTTCAAGGGTCATGCGACCGTACGCGCCCTGAACGGTGTGTCGTTCGAACTGGAAGCCGGCAAGACCCTCGCCGTCGTAGGCGAATCGGGTTGCGGTAAATCCACCCTGGCCCGTGCCCTGACGCTGATCGAAGAGCCGTCCTCCGGCTCCTTGAAAATCGCCGGGCAGGAAGTTGCCGGCGCTGACAAGGCCCAACGCAAGCAATTGCGCAAAGACGTGCAGATGGTGTTCCAGAGCCCGTACGCCTCGTTGAATCCTCGGCAGAAAGTCGGTGATCAGCTGGCCGAACCGTTGCTGATCAACACCCAGCTGAGCGCCGCCGAACGTCGCGAGAAAGTGCAGGCGATGATGAAGCAGGTGGGTTTGCGCCCCGAGCATTATCAGCGTTATCCGCACATGTTCTCCGGCGGTCAGCGCCAGCGGATTGCCCTCGCTCGCGCAATGATGCTGCAGCCCAAAGTGCTGGTGGCGGACGAACCGACCTCGGCGCTGGACGTGTCGATCCAGGCGCAGGTGCTGAACCTGTTCATGGATTTGCAGCAAGAGTTCAACACCGCCTACGTGTTCATTTCCCACAACCTCGCGGTGGTGCAACACGTTGCCGATGACGTGATGGTGATGTACCTCGGCCGCCCGGTGGAAATGGGCCCGAAGAACGACATCTATGAACGCCCGCTGCACCCGTACACCCAGGCGTTGCTGTCGGCCACCCCGACCATTCACCCGGACCCGAACAAGCCGAAGATCAAGATCGTCGGCGAGTTGCCCAACCCGTTGAACCCGCCGTCGGGCTGCGCTTTCCACAAACGCTGTCCGTATGCGACCGAGCGTTGCAGCACGGAAGAGCCGGCCTTGCGCCTGCTCGACAGCCGTCAGGTGGCTTGCCACTACGCCGAGCAATTCCTCGACGGCGCGGCATGA
- a CDS encoding ABC transporter ATP-binding protein, with translation MSLLEIKNLNVRFGDKNAVPVVDGLDISVDKGEVLAIVGESGSGKSVTMMALMGLIEHPGIVTADALNFDGKNMLKLSNRQRRQIVGKDLAMVFQDPMTALNPSYTVGFQIEEVLRLHLKMSGKQARARAIELLEKVEIPGAASRMDAYPHQLSGGMSQRVAIAMAIAGEPKLLIADEPTTALDVTIQAQIMDLLLALQKEQNMGLVLITHDLAVVAETAQRVCVMYAGQAVEVGQVPQLFDIPAHPYSEALLKAIPEHSLGATRLATLPGIVPGRYDRPQGCLLSPRCPYVQDNCRAQRPALDPKSNSLARCFYPLNQEVA, from the coding sequence ATGTCACTGTTAGAAATCAAGAATCTCAACGTTCGCTTCGGCGACAAAAACGCCGTTCCGGTGGTCGACGGGCTCGACATCTCCGTGGACAAGGGCGAAGTGCTGGCCATCGTTGGCGAGTCGGGTTCCGGTAAATCCGTGACCATGATGGCGCTGATGGGCCTGATCGAGCATCCGGGGATCGTCACCGCCGACGCCCTGAATTTCGACGGCAAGAACATGCTCAAGCTCAGCAACCGTCAGCGTCGGCAAATCGTCGGCAAAGACCTGGCGATGGTCTTCCAGGACCCGATGACCGCGCTGAACCCGAGCTACACCGTCGGCTTCCAGATCGAAGAAGTGCTGCGCCTGCACCTGAAAATGTCCGGCAAGCAAGCCCGCGCCCGCGCCATCGAACTGTTGGAAAAAGTGGAAATCCCGGGCGCCGCCAGCCGTATGGATGCTTACCCGCATCAATTGTCCGGCGGCATGAGCCAGCGTGTCGCGATCGCCATGGCGATTGCCGGCGAGCCGAAACTGCTGATCGCCGACGAACCGACCACTGCCCTCGACGTAACGATTCAGGCGCAGATCATGGACCTGCTGTTGGCGTTGCAGAAAGAGCAGAACATGGGCCTGGTGCTGATCACTCACGACCTCGCGGTCGTGGCAGAAACCGCCCAGCGTGTGTGCGTGATGTACGCCGGCCAGGCCGTCGAAGTCGGTCAGGTGCCGCAACTGTTCGACATTCCGGCGCACCCGTACAGCGAAGCACTGCTCAAGGCGATTCCGGAACACAGCCTCGGCGCCACCCGCCTGGCCACGCTGCCGGGCATCGTTCCCGGTCGTTACGACCGCCCGCAAGGTTGCCTGCTGTCGCCGCGCTGCCCGTATGTGCAGGATAACTGCCGTGCGCAACGTCCGGCCCTTGACCCGAAAAGCAACAGCCTCGCCCGCTGCTTCTACCCGCTGAACCAGGAGGTGGCGTAA
- a CDS encoding ABC transporter permease subunit — MTTPASTQNQAVTVDQSLLYPSPYKEFWQAFSKNKGAVAGLMFMLLVIFCAIFAPWVAPHNPSEQYRDFLLTPPSWLEGGQIQFLLGTDELGRDLLSRLINGSRLSLLIGLSSVVMSLIPGILLGLFAGFFPRVLGPTIMRLMDIMLALPSLLLAVAIVAILGPGLINTIIAIAVVSLPSYVRLTRAAVMGELNRDYVTAARLAGAGLPRLMFVTVLPNCMAPLIVQATLSFSSAILDAAALGFLGLGVQPPTPEWGTMLASARDYIERAWWVVSLPGLTILLSVLAINLMGDGLRDALDPKLKNAA, encoded by the coding sequence ATGACCACTCCAGCTTCAACTCAAAATCAAGCGGTAACAGTCGATCAAAGCCTGCTGTACCCGTCCCCGTACAAAGAATTCTGGCAAGCCTTTTCCAAGAACAAAGGCGCCGTTGCCGGCCTGATGTTCATGCTGCTGGTGATTTTCTGCGCGATCTTCGCGCCGTGGGTTGCCCCGCATAACCCGAGCGAGCAATACCGCGACTTCCTGCTGACCCCGCCGTCCTGGCTGGAAGGCGGGCAGATCCAGTTCCTGCTCGGCACCGATGAACTGGGTCGCGACCTGCTGTCCCGGTTGATCAACGGTTCGCGCCTGTCCCTGCTGATCGGCTTGTCGTCGGTGGTGATGTCGCTGATTCCGGGCATCCTGCTGGGTCTGTTCGCCGGGTTCTTCCCGCGCGTGCTCGGCCCGACCATCATGCGTCTGATGGACATCATGCTGGCCCTGCCGTCCCTGCTGCTGGCCGTGGCGATTGTCGCCATCCTCGGCCCTGGCCTGATCAACACCATTATCGCCATCGCCGTGGTTTCGTTGCCGTCCTATGTTCGTCTGACCCGCGCCGCGGTGATGGGCGAATTGAACCGCGACTACGTGACCGCTGCGCGCCTGGCCGGTGCCGGTCTGCCACGCCTGATGTTCGTCACCGTGCTGCCTAACTGCATGGCACCACTGATCGTTCAGGCGACCCTGAGCTTCTCCTCGGCGATTCTCGATGCCGCGGCACTGGGCTTCCTCGGCCTTGGCGTTCAACCGCCAACCCCTGAGTGGGGCACCATGCTGGCTTCGGCTCGCGACTACATCGAACGCGCCTGGTGGGTCGTCAGTCTGCCTGGTTTGACCATTTTGCTCAGCGTGCTGGCAATCAACTTGATGGGCGACGGCCTGCGCGATGCGCTGGACCCGAAACTCAAGAACGCCGCCTGA
- a CDS encoding ABC transporter permease subunit, with protein sequence MFSFIARRLGLLIPTFFGITLLTFALIRMIPGDPVEVMMGERRVDPEMHAQAMERLGLNKPLYAQYLDYIGKLAHGDLGESLRTRESVWSEFTSLFPATLELSMAALLFAGILGLLAGVIAALKRGSLFDHGVMGISLAGYSMPIFWWGLILIMFFSVSLGWTPVSGRIDLLYDIEPRTGFMLIDTLLADDVGAFFDALHHLILPAIVLGTIPLAVIARMTRSSMLEVLREDYIRTARAKGLSPSRVVFVHGLRNALIPVLTVVGLQVGTLLAGAVLTETIFSWPGIGKWLIEAIGARDYPVVQNGILLIACLVILVNFVVDVLYGFANPRIRHQR encoded by the coding sequence ATGTTTAGTTTTATTGCCCGCCGATTGGGGTTATTGATCCCCACGTTCTTCGGCATCACCTTGCTGACTTTCGCGTTGATTCGCATGATTCCAGGCGACCCCGTGGAAGTAATGATGGGCGAACGTCGAGTCGACCCCGAAATGCATGCTCAGGCAATGGAACGCCTAGGTCTGAACAAACCGCTGTATGCCCAATACCTGGATTACATTGGCAAACTGGCCCACGGCGATCTCGGCGAATCCCTGCGTACCCGGGAAAGCGTCTGGAGCGAATTCACCTCTCTCTTCCCGGCGACCCTGGAACTGTCCATGGCCGCCCTGTTGTTCGCCGGCATCCTGGGCCTGTTGGCCGGGGTGATCGCGGCACTCAAGCGAGGATCCCTGTTCGACCACGGGGTGATGGGCATCTCCCTCGCGGGATATTCGATGCCGATCTTCTGGTGGGGCTTGATCCTCATCATGTTCTTCTCGGTATCCCTGGGCTGGACCCCGGTGTCCGGGCGGATCGACCTGCTCTATGACATCGAGCCGCGCACCGGCTTCATGCTCATCGACACGCTGCTGGCCGATGACGTCGGTGCGTTCTTCGATGCCCTGCATCACCTGATCCTGCCTGCCATCGTGCTCGGCACCATCCCGCTGGCTGTGATTGCGCGGATGACCCGTTCGTCGATGCTCGAAGTGCTGCGCGAGGACTACATCCGTACCGCCCGCGCCAAAGGCCTGTCGCCGTCGCGCGTGGTGTTCGTGCACGGCCTGCGTAACGCGCTGATTCCGGTGTTGACCGTGGTCGGCCTGCAAGTCGGCACATTGCTGGCCGGTGCGGTCCTGACCGAAACCATCTTCTCGTGGCCCGGCATCGGCAAATGGCTGATCGAAGCCATTGGCGCACGGGACTATCCCGTGGTGCAGAACGGCATCCTGTTAATCGCCTGCCTGGTGATTCTGGTCAACTTCGTGGTGGACGTCCTCTACGGCTTTGCCAACCCACGCATCCGTCACCAGCGCTGA
- a CDS encoding ABC transporter substrate-binding protein, producing the protein MKMLPLRAAIAAALLSVAVGVSAKPLVVCTEASPEGFDMVQYTTAVTADAVAETIFNRLADFKPGTTEVIPALAESWDISEDGLTYTFHLRKGVKFHTTEYFKPTRDMNADDVVWSFQRQLDPNHPWHKLSSVGFPYFESMGFKELLKSVEKIDDHTVTFTLTRREAPFLADIAMAFSSIYSAEYADQLLKANKAGDLNNKPVGTGPFIFQRYAKDAQVRFKANPDYFRGKPPADSLILAIATDNNVRLQKLKANECQVALYPKPDDIPSIKKDAKLSVDELNAMTVSYIAMNTTHKYMSDVRVRKAIDIAFDKEAYVNALFGKGNATVAVNPFPDTLLGYNHDLKNPPRDLDKARALLKEAGVPEGTTFTLFTRNGGGPTNPNPMLGAQMMQADLAKVGIKIDIRVMEWGEMLKRAKNGEHDMVSAGWAGDNGDPDNFLTPMLSCEAAKNGENYARWCNDKFQTLIDQAREKTDPAERAALYEQAQVIFNQDQPWISMAHTRMFTAMRNNVEGYHISPLTTNNFATTQVK; encoded by the coding sequence ATGAAAATGCTTCCCCTACGTGCGGCCATCGCTGCCGCGTTGCTGAGTGTTGCCGTTGGCGTCTCGGCCAAACCTTTGGTGGTTTGTACCGAAGCCAGTCCGGAAGGCTTCGACATGGTCCAGTACACGACTGCAGTCACAGCCGATGCGGTGGCCGAAACCATCTTCAACCGCCTGGCGGACTTCAAGCCCGGCACCACCGAAGTGATTCCGGCACTGGCCGAGTCCTGGGACATCAGCGAGGACGGCCTGACCTACACGTTCCACCTGCGCAAAGGCGTCAAGTTTCACACCACCGAATACTTCAAGCCGACCCGCGACATGAACGCCGACGACGTGGTCTGGAGCTTCCAGCGTCAGCTGGACCCGAATCACCCGTGGCACAAACTGTCGAGCGTGGGCTTCCCGTACTTTGAAAGCATGGGCTTCAAGGAACTGCTCAAAAGCGTAGAGAAGATCGACGACCACACCGTCACCTTCACCCTGACCCGTCGCGAAGCGCCGTTCCTGGCCGACATCGCCATGGCTTTCTCCTCGATCTACTCCGCCGAGTACGCTGACCAGTTGCTCAAGGCGAACAAGGCCGGCGACCTGAACAACAAACCGGTCGGCACCGGCCCGTTCATTTTCCAGCGTTACGCCAAGGACGCCCAGGTTCGTTTCAAGGCCAACCCGGACTACTTCCGCGGCAAGCCGCCAGCGGACTCGTTGATCCTGGCCATCGCCACCGACAACAACGTGCGCCTGCAAAAACTCAAGGCCAACGAATGTCAGGTAGCGCTGTATCCGAAGCCGGATGACATCCCGAGCATCAAGAAAGACGCCAAGCTGAGTGTCGATGAGCTGAACGCGATGACCGTTTCGTACATCGCCATGAACACCACGCACAAATACATGAGTGATGTGCGGGTGCGCAAAGCCATCGACATCGCCTTCGATAAAGAGGCTTATGTCAACGCGCTGTTTGGCAAAGGCAACGCGACGGTGGCGGTCAACCCGTTCCCGGACACGCTGCTGGGCTACAACCACGACCTGAAGAATCCGCCACGTGATCTGGACAAGGCCCGCGCCCTGCTCAAGGAAGCCGGCGTACCGGAAGGCACCACCTTCACCCTGTTCACCCGTAACGGTGGCGGCCCGACCAACCCGAACCCTATGCTCGGCGCGCAGATGATGCAGGCCGACCTGGCCAAGGTCGGGATCAAGATCGACATTCGCGTGATGGAATGGGGCGAAATGCTCAAACGCGCGAAAAACGGCGAGCACGACATGGTTTCCGCCGGTTGGGCGGGCGATAACGGCGACCCGGATAACTTCCTGACGCCTATGCTCAGTTGCGAAGCGGCGAAGAACGGCGAAAACTATGCGCGCTGGTGCAATGACAAGTTCCAGACACTGATCGACCAGGCCCGGGAAAAAACCGATCCTGCCGAGCGAGCAGCGCTGTACGAACAGGCTCAGGTTATTTTTAACCAGGACCAGCCATGGATCAGCATGGCACACACTAGAATGTTCACCGCAATGCGCAACAACGTAGAGGGCTATCACATTAGCCCGCTCACCACTAATAACTTCGCCACCACCCAGGTGAAGTAG
- a CDS encoding OprD family porin translates to MKLSSTALLALAISSVTATAYAESQSQAFTPVTVKEKSAQSEATGFVEGQSVTGSTRNWYANEQFKRGATLNYRKNGETHTTDRRINWVQGTIVKYNSGFTEGTVGFSTEVAAYNAIALDRDRKDLASGNGGAPEPGRGGRGNNRTLTENGGDAVDQWSKLGLANVKARFSNTTLTAGRQNFSSPQVDVIGNRPLPSSFEGVTLHSEELENLSFDLGTFDRNSPRTEQSQRKFRSEYGDGTAEADHVNTAGITYQPFASLTTSLWGTQAEDLWNQYYFGASHVLGDSSILSLTTGLNYYKTVDEGKKLLGDIDNDTYSLSFGLTHTAHTLTFSYQEVNGNEYFDYLHETNGIYLANSLLSDFNGPNEKSFQVAYGLNMAEYGVPGLKFNIYQARGWGIDGTKYKGGGYDGVQLMDGEHHYEYGIGAAYAVQSGPLKATAIRATYTTHRASENQADGSLNEFRLVTTIPFNIL, encoded by the coding sequence ATGAAACTGAGCAGCACCGCGTTATTGGCCCTGGCCATAAGCAGCGTCACCGCCACGGCATACGCAGAATCCCAGAGCCAGGCTTTCACACCGGTTACCGTCAAGGAAAAGAGCGCCCAAAGCGAAGCCACCGGCTTCGTCGAAGGTCAATCGGTCACCGGTTCCACGCGCAACTGGTATGCAAATGAGCAGTTCAAACGGGGCGCGACGCTCAACTATCGTAAGAATGGCGAGACGCACACCACTGACCGTCGCATCAACTGGGTGCAAGGCACGATCGTCAAGTACAACTCGGGCTTCACCGAAGGCACCGTAGGCTTCAGCACTGAAGTCGCGGCCTACAATGCCATCGCCCTGGACCGTGATCGTAAAGACCTCGCCTCCGGCAACGGCGGTGCTCCCGAGCCAGGCCGCGGCGGCCGTGGCAACAACCGTACGCTGACTGAAAATGGCGGCGACGCTGTTGACCAGTGGAGCAAACTGGGCCTGGCCAACGTCAAGGCACGCTTCTCCAACACCACGTTGACGGCCGGTCGCCAGAACTTCAGCAGCCCGCAAGTGGATGTGATCGGTAACCGTCCTCTGCCTTCGAGCTTCGAAGGTGTGACCCTGCACAGCGAAGAGCTGGAAAACCTGTCCTTCGACCTCGGCACCTTCGACCGTAACTCGCCGCGTACCGAACAGAGCCAGCGCAAGTTCCGCTCCGAATACGGCGACGGCACTGCCGAAGCGGATCACGTCAACACCGCCGGTATCACCTACCAGCCGTTCGCCAGCCTGACCACCAGCCTGTGGGGCACCCAGGCTGAAGACCTGTGGAACCAATACTACTTCGGCGCCAGCCATGTGTTGGGCGACAGCTCGATCCTGAGCCTGACCACCGGCCTGAACTACTACAAGACCGTCGATGAAGGCAAAAAACTGCTGGGCGACATCGACAACGACACCTACTCCCTGTCGTTCGGCCTGACTCACACCGCTCACACCCTGACCTTCTCGTATCAGGAAGTGAACGGTAACGAGTACTTCGACTACCTGCACGAAACCAACGGCATCTACCTGGCCAACTCCCTGCTGTCGGACTTCAACGGCCCGAACGAGAAATCCTTCCAGGTCGCCTACGGCCTGAACATGGCTGAATACGGGGTTCCAGGCCTGAAGTTCAACATCTACCAGGCTCGCGGCTGGGGCATCGACGGCACCAAGTACAAGGGCGGCGGCTACGACGGCGTGCAGTTGATGGACGGCGAGCATCACTATGAATACGGCATCGGTGCGGCATACGCCGTGCAGAGTGGCCCACTCAAAGCGACCGCTATTCGCGCGACCTACACCACTCACCGCGCCAGTGAAAACCAGGCGGATGGCAGCCTCAACGAGTTCCGTCTCGTGACCACCATCCCGTTCAACATTCTGTAA
- a CDS encoding ABC transporter substrate-binding protein → MRHTLVLSALLGTGLLAATSISQAANNSLVFCSEGSPAGFDTAQYTTATDNDAAEPLYNRLAEFEKGATNVVPGLATSWDISEDGLKYTFHLREGVKFHTTKYFTPTRDFNADDVLFTFNRMLDPQQPFRKAYPTEFPYFNGMSLNKNIAKVEKTGPLTVVMTLNSVDAAFIQNIAMSFAAILSAEYADKLLAEGKPSDINQKPIGTGPFVFKSYQKDSNIRYSGNKQYWDPSRVKLENLIFAINTDASVRVQKLKANECQVTLHPRPADVEALKNDAKLKLIEKPGFNLGYIAYNVRHKPFDQLEVRQALDMAVNKQGILNAVYQGAGQLAQNAMPPTQWSYDDTIKDAAYNPEKAKELLKAAGVKEGTEITLWAMPVQRPYNPNAKLMAEMLQADWGKIGLKVNIVSYEWGEYIKRTKNGEHDVSLIGWTGDNGDPDNWLGTLYSCDAIGGNNYSQWCDPAYDKLIKQAKVVTDRDQRTVLYKQAQQLLKQQVPITPVAHSTVNQPLSAKVEGFKVSPFGRNVFSGVSIDQ, encoded by the coding sequence ATGCGCCATACCTTGGTTTTATCCGCATTGCTGGGCACCGGCCTGCTGGCCGCCACTTCCATCAGCCAGGCCGCCAATAACAGCCTGGTGTTCTGCTCCGAAGGCAGCCCGGCGGGCTTCGACACCGCGCAGTACACGACCGCGACCGATAACGATGCCGCCGAGCCGTTGTACAACCGACTGGCAGAGTTCGAGAAAGGCGCCACCAACGTCGTACCAGGCCTGGCAACTAGCTGGGATATTTCCGAAGACGGCCTCAAGTACACCTTCCACTTGCGTGAAGGGGTGAAATTTCACACGACCAAGTACTTCACGCCGACCCGTGATTTCAACGCCGACGACGTGCTGTTCACCTTCAATCGCATGCTCGATCCGCAGCAACCTTTCCGTAAGGCCTATCCCACCGAATTCCCGTATTTCAACGGGATGAGCCTGAACAAGAATATCGCCAAGGTCGAGAAGACCGGGCCGCTGACCGTGGTCATGACGCTCAACAGCGTTGACGCCGCGTTCATCCAGAACATCGCCATGAGCTTCGCCGCCATCCTGTCTGCCGAGTACGCCGACAAGCTGCTCGCCGAAGGCAAGCCGAGCGACATCAACCAGAAACCGATCGGCACCGGGCCGTTCGTGTTCAAGAGCTACCAGAAAGATTCCAACATCCGTTACAGCGGCAACAAGCAGTACTGGGACCCGAGCCGGGTCAAGCTTGAGAACCTGATTTTCGCCATCAACACCGACGCCTCGGTGCGGGTGCAGAAGCTCAAGGCCAACGAGTGCCAGGTCACCTTGCACCCCCGCCCTGCCGACGTTGAAGCGTTGAAGAACGACGCTAAGCTCAAGCTCATCGAGAAGCCCGGTTTCAACCTTGGCTACATCGCCTACAACGTGCGCCACAAGCCGTTCGACCAGCTCGAAGTGCGTCAGGCGCTGGACATGGCGGTGAACAAGCAAGGCATTCTCAACGCGGTGTACCAAGGCGCCGGCCAACTTGCGCAAAACGCCATGCCGCCGACGCAATGGTCCTACGACGACACCATCAAGGATGCCGCCTACAACCCGGAAAAAGCCAAGGAATTGCTCAAGGCTGCCGGCGTGAAGGAAGGTACCGAAATCACTTTATGGGCGATGCCGGTGCAGCGCCCGTACAACCCGAACGCCAAGTTGATGGCCGAGATGCTCCAGGCGGACTGGGGGAAAATCGGCCTCAAAGTGAACATCGTCAGCTACGAATGGGGCGAGTACATCAAGCGCACCAAGAATGGCGAACACGACGTCAGCCTGATTGGCTGGACCGGTGACAACGGGGACCCGGACAACTGGCTCGGCACGCTTTACAGCTGCGACGCCATTGGCGGCAACAACTACTCCCAATGGTGTGATCCGGCTTACGACAAGCTGATCAAGCAGGCCAAGGTCGTCACCGACCGTGACCAGCGCACCGTGCTCTACAAACAGGCCCAGCAGTTGCTCAAGCAGCAAGTGCCGATCACGCCTGTCGCCCACTCGACGGTCAACCAGCCGTTAAGCGCCAAAGTCGAAGGATTCAAGGTGAGTCCATTCGGCCGCAACGTGTTCTCGGGCGTCAGTATCGACCAATAA